The Rhizobium sp. ZPR4 DNA segment GCCGCCTCTCGTCGTTCATGATCAGGAGTCATGGGAATGCCGAGTCTGCTCGGAATTGACAGCGGTTTAACCGTCACCAAAGCCGTCATCTTCGACATTGACGGAACACCGCTTGCCGTTGCGCGCCGTCGGGTGACCCAGTTCATGCCGAAGCCACGCCATGTCGAGCGCGACATGGACGAACTTTGGGACCGGACGGCAGATGCCATTGCCGAGGCGATCAAGCTCAGCAACCGCCCGGCAAGCGACATCCAGGCGATTGCCGCAACCGCGCACGGTGACGGCATTTATCTGCTCGACAAGGCAAAAAAGCCGCTCGGACGCGCCATTCTCTCACTCGACAGCCGCGCGGGATCGATCGTCGAACAATGGCTGAAAGCCCCCGTTGCCGACGCGTCTTTGAAGTTGACCGGCCAACTGCCGCATGTCTCGGCTCCATCGGCGTTGCTTGCCTGGATCAAGGCCAATGAACCCGAACGTTTTGGGCAGATCGGCCATATTTTGAGCTGCAAGGACTGGCTACGCTTCTGCCTGACTGGCGTTGCCGGCACCGACCGCACCGAAGCAAGCACCTCCTTCACCGATGTTTCGACCCAGGATTATTCCCCCGATGCGCTGAAACTTTTCGACATTGCCGAGGTGACGGACGCCTTGCCGCCAGCCTCGCGATCCGACGAGGTCGTGGGATACGTGACCGAGGCCGTCGCGAAGCGAACCGCTCTTGCCCAAGGCACGCCCGTCGTTGCTGGATTGCACGATGTAACCGCCTCAGCCCTTGGAGCCGGCGGCTATGCGGCCGGCGTCGTCGCCGTTATCGCCGGCACCTATTCGATCAACGAGACGCTCTCGTCGGAGCCGCGCGTCGACAGCCGCTGGTTCTGCCGCAATGCCATTGCGCCGGGCCAATGGAACAACATGTCGATTTCGCCGGCATCCTCGGCGAATTACGAATGGTTCCTCGACAAACTCTGCGCCAGCGAAATTGCAAGCGCCGAGGCTGCGGGCCAGTCCATTCACGCCCTGCTCGACCCCGAAATCCAAGC contains these protein-coding regions:
- a CDS encoding FGGY-family carbohydrate kinase, translated to MPSLLGIDSGLTVTKAVIFDIDGTPLAVARRRVTQFMPKPRHVERDMDELWDRTADAIAEAIKLSNRPASDIQAIAATAHGDGIYLLDKAKKPLGRAILSLDSRAGSIVEQWLKAPVADASLKLTGQLPHVSAPSALLAWIKANEPERFGQIGHILSCKDWLRFCLTGVAGTDRTEASTSFTDVSTQDYSPDALKLFDIAEVTDALPPASRSDEVVGYVTEAVAKRTALAQGTPVVAGLHDVTASALGAGGYAAGVVAVIAGTYSINETLSSEPRVDSRWFCRNAIAPGQWNNMSISPASSANYEWFLDKLCASEIASAEAAGQSIHALLDPEIQAAFNRPSSALFHPYLFGSPYGAEASASFFGLGGWHDRGDMLRAVLEGIAFNHKIHVDALSDGFSFNQARLAGGVSRNPIVVQMFADVFGMPVTVTETDEAAAWGAALCAGAGIGVYSSPESDPRDVGKIARTYHPDSVRSADYRIRYNLFRDIAEAMTPLWPRIGNLATQRSQD